Proteins encoded in a region of the Anoxybacillus amylolyticus genome:
- the aroH gene encoding chorismate mutase translates to MIRGIRGATTVSDNEADEIVSATEELLREMIRQNGIEADDVASVLISVTEDLTAAFPAQAIRRIEGWTYVPVMCMREIPVPGALPRCIRVMMTVETNRAQRDVDHVYLRDAVQLRPDLSLTKKENGNMIGKSKTEV, encoded by the coding sequence ATGATTAGAGGGATTCGTGGTGCGACGACCGTCTCTGACAACGAGGCGGACGAAATTGTGTCGGCGACGGAAGAACTGTTGCGCGAAATGATTCGCCAAAACGGCATCGAAGCCGACGATGTGGCGTCCGTCCTTATTTCAGTGACAGAAGACTTGACGGCAGCTTTTCCTGCCCAAGCCATTCGCCGCATTGAAGGCTGGACGTACGTGCCGGTGATGTGCATGCGGGAAATTCCGGTACCGGGCGCTTTGCCACGATGCATTCGCGTCATGATGACCGTCGAAACGAACCGAGCGCAACGGGACGTCGACCACGTCTATTTACGCGATGCGGTTCAGCTTCGACCGGATTTATCGTTGACAAAAAAAGAGAATGGTAATATGATAGGAAAAAGCAAAACGGAAGTATAG
- the aroB gene encoding 3-dehydroquinate synthase, with product MEQMTIQTSTKQYPLFLGEGISERLPELLKTLGFARGTKVLIITDGTLETLYLSELVSLLHHDYSVYTHIIPSGEGAKSFENYYACQTAALAYGLDRTSVILAFGGGVVGDLAGFVAATFMRGIAYVQLPTTLLAHDSAVGGKVAINHPLGKNMIGAFHQPEAVIYDTRFLQSLPERELRSGFAEVVKHALIGDRSFYTWLKETIHCLEDIKGENLKYCIRKGIEVKARIVREDEKETGVRAHLNFGHTLGHALESELGYGMMTHGDAVALGMLFAVFVSERVYHVSFADERLTSWFQSFGFPVALPTELSIERIVQKMKGDKKAQAGNIRMVLLREIGHVQVETVTDKQLVAWLEEFSQSEGK from the coding sequence ATGGAACAAATGACCATCCAAACCTCCACCAAACAATACCCGCTTTTTTTAGGCGAAGGAATAAGCGAACGATTACCTGAATTATTGAAGACATTAGGCTTTGCTCGTGGAACAAAAGTGCTTATTATTACCGATGGAACGTTAGAAACATTGTATTTATCAGAGCTAGTCAGTCTCTTACATCACGATTACAGTGTGTATACGCATATCATTCCAAGCGGGGAAGGAGCGAAGTCGTTTGAAAACTATTATGCATGCCAAACAGCGGCGCTCGCTTACGGACTTGACCGGACGTCGGTCATTCTCGCGTTTGGGGGCGGCGTTGTCGGCGATTTAGCTGGCTTTGTAGCAGCAACGTTTATGCGTGGCATCGCTTACGTACAACTTCCGACGACGCTGCTTGCTCATGATAGCGCCGTTGGCGGGAAAGTAGCGATTAACCATCCGCTTGGAAAAAATATGATCGGCGCGTTTCATCAACCAGAAGCGGTCATTTACGATACCCGTTTTTTACAATCGCTCCCAGAGCGTGAATTGCGTTCCGGGTTTGCAGAAGTGGTGAAACATGCACTCATTGGCGACCGCTCTTTTTATACATGGTTGAAAGAAACGATTCATTGTTTAGAAGATATAAAAGGGGAAAACTTAAAATATTGTATTCGTAAAGGAATTGAAGTGAAGGCACGCATCGTACGAGAAGACGAAAAAGAAACAGGCGTGCGCGCCCATTTAAATTTTGGGCATACGCTTGGCCATGCGCTCGAAAGTGAACTAGGATACGGGATGATGACGCATGGCGATGCGGTCGCGCTTGGCATGTTGTTTGCGGTTTTTGTCAGCGAGCGCGTATATCATGTCTCGTTTGCCGACGAACGATTGACAAGCTGGTTTCAATCATTTGGCTTCCCCGTTGCGCTTCCAACGGAGCTTTCGATCGAGCGGATCGTGCAAAAAATGAAAGGAGATAAAAAAGCGCAAGCGGGAAACATTCGCATGGTGCTATTACGAGAAATTGGGCATGTACAAGTAGAAACAGTGACGGATAAACAGCTAGTCGCATGGCTAGAGGAATTTTCACAAAGTGAGGGAAAGTGA
- the aroC gene encoding chorismate synthase, with translation MRYLTAGESHGPQLTAILEGVPAGLSLLKEHIDIELQRRQKGYGRGRRMQIEKDEVRILSGVRHGYTLGSPITLVVENRDWKHWTNIMAIEPTEEEEVKRKVTRPRPGHADLNGAMKYGHRDMRNVLERSSARETTMRVAAGAVAKRILAELGIHVASHVLEIGGVRATNVSYESLEQLKDVTEQSPVRCFDEEAAGKMMEAIDKAKENGDSIGGIVEVIVEGVPAGLGSYVHYDRKLDAKIAAAIVSINAFKGVEFGIGFEAARLPGSQVHDEIIWNETEGFRRRTNRAGGFEGGMTTGMPIVVRGVMKPIPTLYKPLASVDIDTKEPFAASIERSDSCAVPAASVVAEAVVAWEIASAIVEQFGQDRMDLIKENIQQMHRYTKEF, from the coding sequence ATGAGGTACTTAACAGCAGGGGAATCCCACGGTCCGCAGCTAACCGCGATTTTAGAAGGAGTTCCAGCAGGGCTTTCGCTTTTGAAAGAGCATATTGATATCGAGCTTCAGCGTCGGCAAAAAGGGTATGGACGTGGCAGAAGAATGCAAATTGAAAAAGACGAAGTGCGCATTTTAAGTGGGGTACGCCACGGATATACGCTCGGGTCGCCAATTACGCTCGTTGTCGAAAACCGCGACTGGAAACATTGGACGAACATTATGGCGATTGAGCCGACGGAAGAGGAAGAAGTGAAGCGCAAAGTGACGCGCCCGCGCCCGGGGCATGCTGATTTAAACGGGGCGATGAAATACGGGCATCGCGACATGCGCAACGTGCTTGAGCGTTCTTCCGCCCGCGAAACGACGATGCGCGTTGCCGCAGGCGCGGTGGCGAAGCGCATTTTAGCAGAGCTTGGCATTCACGTCGCTAGCCACGTGCTTGAAATCGGCGGGGTGCGAGCAACGAACGTATCGTACGAATCGCTTGAACAGCTAAAAGACGTAACCGAACAGTCACCGGTGCGCTGCTTTGATGAAGAAGCGGCAGGAAAAATGATGGAGGCGATTGATAAAGCGAAAGAAAATGGGGATTCCATCGGCGGCATTGTCGAAGTCATTGTCGAAGGCGTACCAGCTGGATTGGGAAGCTACGTCCACTACGACCGGAAGCTCGATGCGAAAATTGCCGCAGCGATTGTCAGCATTAACGCCTTTAAAGGGGTTGAATTTGGCATCGGCTTTGAAGCCGCACGTCTTCCAGGTAGCCAAGTGCACGATGAAATTATTTGGAACGAAACAGAAGGATTTCGCCGTCGCACGAACCGTGCGGGCGGATTTGAAGGTGGGATGACGACCGGCATGCCAATTGTCGTGCGCGGGGTGATGAAGCCGATTCCGACGCTCTACAAACCGCTTGCTAGCGTCGATATCGATACGAAAGAGCCGTTTGCTGCAAGCATTGAACGTTCCGACAGCTGTGCCGTTCCAGCCGCAAGCGTCGTAGCCGAAGCGGTCGTCGCGTGGGAAATTGCGTCAGCGATTGTCGAACAGTTCGGGCAAGATCGAATGGATTTGATTAAAGAAAATATTCAACAAATGCACCGATATACAAAGGAGTTTTAA